A genomic stretch from Haloferax sp. Atlit-12N includes:
- a CDS encoding DUF2070 family protein, with product MTSTQSDLAGLSRFIFRAPSWYTSLGFALLVAAMAGIGAFDSGDIAGSWRGIFFLGRDAWEGIFFIGIPTVVAAFGTTGVDRFVGGKLTHNRSSLLALAGEVIIVTFLTGAAIVSVFTGLGQTFIFDALVVALASVFAFRLLIVMAVSRSSLLIAAVPASIQTLTSAALLFVYSGTLRFFEVGGPILDAYLMPYLARPDRAPPELSAIALSHFQLLAITCVMYALGVYVFLRIVDRPWRRSLGVSVLDFIRGFIGHIAEGTRELEDFFEQLGQEAIVPVTVLSFEREDGTEKARFVLPMIHPGPMGEIGGGNFPERVARRAEGLAFPPHATAGHDFNLVTEREVDVVLDAADDAYERIEYSPDVTESVRVQSGDAKMLGQRFGDDALLVSTYAPQFADDVEYAVGLSASAEARTTGLRDVLLVDAHNCNNGLQGADLGHVTPGSKRSFDMITAAGLAGEELSASSHASLTLGTAFDPTDWTPREGIGPLGIRVATTNVGDQTTAYVLIDGNNMEPGLRDRIVEGLTTGPNAKADVAEVMTTDTHIVNTVEAENQVGAAIDPDELRETIDRLVDEALADAEPVVAGMATERAEVTIFGNDRTETLASHANVVVSMGGALALALILAAMAVSLLVFFLA from the coding sequence ATGACCTCCACCCAGAGCGACCTCGCTGGGCTCTCGCGGTTCATCTTCCGCGCGCCCAGTTGGTACACGAGTCTCGGGTTCGCCCTGCTCGTCGCCGCGATGGCGGGTATCGGTGCGTTCGACTCCGGGGACATCGCCGGCTCGTGGCGGGGCATCTTCTTCCTCGGGAGAGACGCTTGGGAAGGCATCTTCTTCATCGGGATTCCGACCGTCGTCGCGGCGTTCGGAACCACCGGCGTCGACCGGTTCGTCGGCGGGAAGCTGACGCACAACCGCTCGTCGCTCCTCGCGCTCGCCGGCGAGGTGATTATCGTGACGTTCCTCACCGGGGCCGCCATCGTCTCCGTCTTCACGGGCCTCGGCCAGACGTTCATCTTCGACGCGCTCGTGGTCGCCCTCGCGTCGGTGTTCGCCTTCCGCCTGCTCATCGTGATGGCCGTCTCACGGTCGTCGCTGCTCATCGCGGCGGTCCCGGCGAGCATCCAGACGCTCACGTCCGCCGCGCTCCTGTTCGTCTACAGCGGGACGCTCCGCTTCTTCGAGGTCGGCGGCCCCATCCTCGACGCCTATCTGATGCCCTATCTCGCCCGCCCCGACCGGGCCCCGCCGGAGCTGTCGGCCATCGCGCTGAGTCACTTCCAACTCCTCGCTATCACCTGCGTGATGTACGCGCTCGGCGTCTACGTCTTCCTCCGCATCGTCGACCGCCCGTGGCGGCGGAGCCTCGGCGTGTCCGTCCTCGACTTCATCCGCGGCTTCATCGGCCACATCGCCGAGGGGACCCGCGAGCTGGAGGACTTCTTCGAACAGCTTGGCCAGGAGGCCATCGTCCCCGTCACCGTGCTCTCGTTCGAGCGCGAGGACGGCACCGAGAAGGCCCGGTTCGTCCTGCCGATGATTCACCCCGGGCCGATGGGCGAAATCGGTGGCGGCAACTTCCCCGAACGCGTCGCCCGCCGGGCCGAGGGTCTCGCGTTCCCCCCGCACGCCACCGCCGGCCACGACTTCAACCTCGTCACCGAACGCGAGGTCGACGTGGTCCTCGACGCGGCCGACGACGCCTACGAGCGCATCGAGTACAGCCCGGACGTGACAGAAAGCGTCCGCGTGCAGTCCGGCGACGCGAAGATGCTCGGCCAGCGCTTCGGCGACGACGCGCTCCTCGTGTCGACGTACGCCCCGCAGTTCGCCGACGACGTCGAGTACGCGGTCGGCCTCTCGGCGTCCGCCGAGGCCCGAACCACGGGTCTGCGGGACGTACTCCTCGTCGACGCCCACAACTGCAACAACGGGCTCCAGGGTGCCGACCTCGGCCACGTCACACCGGGGAGCAAGCGCTCGTTCGACATGATTACCGCCGCCGGCCTCGCGGGCGAGGAACTCTCCGCGTCGTCGCACGCCTCGCTCACCTTGGGGACGGCGTTCGACCCGACCGACTGGACGCCGCGGGAGGGAATCGGCCCGCTGGGCATCCGCGTGGCCACGACGAACGTCGGCGACCAGACGACCGCGTACGTCCTCATCGACGGGAACAACATGGAACCCGGCCTGCGCGACCGCATCGTCGAGGGGCTCACGACCGGGCCGAACGCGAAAGCCGACGTGGCCGAGGTGATGACGACCGACACGCACATCGTCAACACCGTCGAGGCGGAAAATCAGGTCGGCGCGGCCATCGACCCCGACGAACTCCGCGAGACCATCGACCGCCTCGTCGACGAGGCGCTCGCGGACGCCGAACCCGTCGTCGCCGGCATGGCGACCGAGCGCGCCGAGGTGACGATTTTCGGCAACGACCGCACCGAGACGCTCGCCAGCCACGCTAACGTCGTCGTCTCGATGGGCGGGGCGCTCGCGCTCGCGCTCATCCTCGCGGCGATGGCTGTCAGTCTGCTCGTGTTCTTCCTCGCGTGA
- a CDS encoding GMP synthase subunit A, which translates to MTRIVVIDNHGQFTHLERRALRDLGVDTELVDNDTDPADIDADGIVLSGGPDMDRIGRSPDYLDLDVPVLGICLGMQILAEELDGRVGSGDYGGYADVDVEILDEDDPLIGSLAPETRVWASHADEVKEVPEGFTHTATSDVCTIEAMSDADRDLYGVQWHPEVAHTAEGEEVFENFIDICEQ; encoded by the coding sequence ATGACCCGCATCGTCGTCATCGACAACCACGGGCAGTTCACCCACCTCGAACGGCGCGCGCTCCGCGACCTCGGCGTCGACACCGAACTCGTCGACAACGACACCGACCCCGCGGACATCGACGCGGACGGCATCGTCCTCTCCGGCGGCCCCGACATGGACCGCATCGGCCGCAGTCCCGACTACCTCGACCTCGACGTGCCCGTCTTGGGCATCTGTCTCGGCATGCAGATTCTCGCCGAAGAGCTCGACGGCCGCGTCGGCTCCGGCGACTACGGCGGCTACGCCGACGTGGACGTGGAAATCCTCGACGAGGACGACCCGCTCATCGGCTCGCTCGCCCCCGAGACCCGCGTCTGGGCCAGCCACGCCGACGAGGTCAAGGAAGTCCCCGAGGGCTTCACCCACACCGCCACGAGCGACGTGTGTACCATCGAGGCCATGAGCGACGCCGACCGCGACCTCTACGGCGTCCAGTGGCACCCCGAGGTCGCCCACACCGCCGAGGGGGAGGAAGTCTTCGAGAACTTCATCGACATCTGCGAGCAGTAA
- a CDS encoding DUF192 domain-containing protein, with protein sequence MRLVHRQNGSQSTLASNVETADSFLSQARGLMFRGSVPDDYALVFQFDDADRHSLHMVFVPFDIDALWLVGDEVTKKKRLSAWTGIGFGMADTIIELPAGAADDVDPGDLVELSE encoded by the coding sequence GTGAGACTCGTTCACCGACAGAACGGTTCCCAATCGACGCTCGCGTCGAACGTCGAGACGGCCGACTCGTTTCTCTCGCAGGCGCGCGGGCTGATGTTCCGCGGCTCCGTCCCGGACGACTACGCCCTCGTGTTCCAGTTCGACGACGCCGACCGCCACAGCCTCCACATGGTGTTCGTCCCGTTCGATATCGACGCGCTCTGGCTCGTCGGCGACGAGGTGACGAAGAAAAAGCGGCTGTCGGCGTGGACGGGCATCGGCTTCGGCATGGCCGACACCATCATCGAACTCCCCGCGGGCGCGGCCGACGACGTGGACCCCGGCGACTTGGTCGAACTCTCGGAGTAG
- a CDS encoding (R)-citramalate synthase, which produces MNERFGKTPELRTSDSVQLLDTTLRDGEQAPGVSLTPAQKADIAQALDRAEVDYIEAGSACTGPGERETIKRVTSLGLDATVTSFARGVKNDVDLALDCDVDGITLVVPASDRHVESKVGTTREGVVETTDELVAYAKDHGLWVEVIGEDGSRAAPEFLESLARASHDAGADRFCFADTVGHTSPEHTYEVVSRLAELGPTSTHTHDDLGLAMANVHASLAAGADLVHTTVNGIGERAGNVALEEVAIALDHCYDVESVKLDELYALAQKVAQATGVSLPPNKAVVGQNAFTHESGIHTDGTLKDDAMYEPYPPETVGRERRLVLGKHAGRAGVKAALDEHGVDATDEEVAAVVERVKELGDRGKRVTDADLLAFAEDVQGRERARQVELLDLTAASGGGTPTASVRLRVEGEERVASGTGSGPVDAAVKAVREALGPDADAQLDEYHVDAITGGTDAVVTVEVTMSLGDRSVTVAASHADITRASVQAMVNALDRLLAPNHTSPTPASADD; this is translated from the coding sequence GTGAACGAACGATTCGGGAAGACCCCCGAGCTACGCACTTCTGATTCAGTACAGCTCTTAGACACCACGCTCCGCGACGGCGAGCAGGCCCCCGGCGTCTCGCTGACGCCGGCCCAGAAAGCCGACATCGCCCAGGCGCTCGACCGCGCGGAGGTCGATTACATCGAAGCCGGGAGTGCCTGCACCGGCCCCGGCGAGCGCGAGACCATAAAGCGCGTCACGTCGCTCGGCCTCGACGCGACGGTGACGAGTTTCGCCCGCGGCGTCAAGAACGACGTCGACCTCGCGCTCGACTGCGACGTGGACGGCATCACGCTCGTCGTCCCGGCAAGCGACCGACACGTCGAGTCGAAAGTCGGGACGACCCGCGAGGGCGTCGTCGAGACCACCGACGAACTCGTCGCCTACGCAAAGGACCACGGCCTCTGGGTCGAGGTCATCGGCGAGGACGGCTCGCGGGCCGCCCCGGAGTTCCTCGAATCGCTCGCCCGCGCCAGCCACGACGCCGGTGCCGACCGCTTCTGTTTCGCCGACACGGTCGGCCACACGAGCCCCGAACACACCTACGAAGTCGTCTCCCGACTCGCCGAACTCGGGCCGACCTCGACGCACACCCACGACGACCTCGGCCTCGCGATGGCGAACGTTCACGCCAGCCTCGCCGCGGGCGCGGACCTCGTCCACACCACGGTCAACGGCATCGGCGAGCGCGCCGGCAACGTCGCGCTCGAAGAGGTCGCCATCGCGCTCGACCACTGCTACGACGTGGAGTCGGTGAAGCTCGACGAACTGTACGCGCTCGCCCAGAAGGTCGCACAGGCCACGGGCGTCTCGCTCCCGCCGAACAAGGCGGTCGTCGGCCAGAACGCCTTCACTCACGAGAGCGGCATCCACACCGACGGGACGCTCAAGGACGACGCGATGTACGAGCCGTACCCGCCGGAGACGGTCGGCCGCGAGCGCCGCCTCGTCCTCGGAAAGCACGCCGGCCGCGCCGGTGTCAAGGCCGCACTCGACGAACACGGCGTCGACGCCACCGACGAGGAAGTCGCGGCCGTCGTCGAGCGCGTGAAGGAACTCGGCGACCGCGGCAAGCGCGTCACCGACGCCGACCTCCTCGCGTTCGCAGAAGACGTCCAGGGCCGCGAGCGCGCCCGACAGGTCGAACTGCTCGACCTCACGGCCGCCTCCGGGGGCGGCACCCCGACCGCGAGCGTCCGCCTCCGCGTCGAGGGCGAAGAACGCGTCGCCTCCGGCACCGGGTCCGGTCCGGTCGACGCCGCGGTGAAAGCCGTCCGCGAGGCGCTCGGCCCCGACGCCGACGCCCAACTCGACGAGTACCACGTCGACGCCATCACCGGCGGCACCGACGCCGTCGTGACCGTCGAGGTGACGATGTCGCTCGGCGACCGAAGCGTCACCGTCGCGGCGTCGCACGCCGACATCACGCGGGCGAGCGTCCAGGCGATGGTGAACGCGCTGGACCGACTGCTCGCGCCGAATCACACGTCGCCGACGCCCGCGTCGGCTGACGACTGA
- the bluB gene encoding 5,6-dimethylbenzimidazole synthase: protein MVAFTERERAGVYKSIYARRDIRRFGDDPVSEETLARLLDAAHHAPSVGFSQPWDFVVVEDDETKTAVASIAERAIAAAREGYREPRKSEFGRLKLEGITDAPVNICVTCDPTRGAPHVLGRNTMQAMDAYSTCLAVQNLWLAARAEGVGVGWVSFLYPHEVREVLEIPHHVEPIAYLCVGYPEDGFPEEPVLQREGWRERIETSELVHWGRWESGSV, encoded by the coding sequence ATGGTTGCATTCACCGAGCGCGAGCGGGCGGGCGTGTACAAGTCGATATACGCGCGGCGGGACATCAGGCGGTTCGGCGACGACCCGGTGTCCGAGGAGACGCTGGCGCGGCTGCTCGACGCCGCGCACCACGCCCCGAGCGTCGGCTTCTCGCAACCGTGGGACTTCGTGGTCGTCGAGGACGACGAGACGAAGACGGCCGTCGCGTCCATCGCGGAGCGGGCGATTGCGGCGGCCCGCGAGGGCTATCGAGAGCCCCGAAAATCGGAGTTCGGTCGGCTGAAGTTGGAAGGTATCACCGACGCCCCGGTGAACATCTGCGTCACGTGCGACCCGACACGCGGCGCGCCGCACGTCCTCGGACGCAACACGATGCAGGCGATGGACGCCTACTCGACGTGTCTCGCCGTGCAGAACCTCTGGCTGGCCGCACGGGCCGAGGGCGTCGGCGTCGGCTGGGTGTCGTTTCTCTACCCGCACGAGGTCCGCGAAGTACTCGAGATCCCGCACCACGTCGAGCCGATTGCGTATCTCTGCGTCGGCTATCCCGAAGATGGCTTTCCCGAGGAGCCGGTGCTTCAGCGGGAGGGCTGGCGCGAGCGCATCGAGACGAGCGAACTCGTTCACTGGGGACGGTGGGAGTCAGGGTCGGTTTGA
- a CDS encoding MoxR family ATPase: protein MDIDTASETCTEVLDAISEAVIADRAFLETVLTGVLARGHVLLEDVPGTGKTLTARSVATALGLSFSRVQFTPDLLPADVTGTNIYDERERTFEFSPGPIFANVVLADEINRAPPKTQAALLEAMEEGQVTVDGETHQLPKPFFVIATQNPVEQEGTFTLPEAQVDRFVVKSAIGYPDLDGEVELLHRRAGRSEQSPSVERVLDRDTVAAIRRAPESVRVEDDLLEYMAKLARETRTDRRVRIGVSPRGTQRLFEATRARAVIEGREFVTPDDVKRVAQSVLAHRLVLTPDARVEDVQKSDVVDDVLGRVTVPTLE, encoded by the coding sequence ATGGACATCGACACGGCCAGCGAGACGTGCACCGAGGTTCTCGACGCCATCTCGGAGGCCGTCATCGCCGACCGAGCCTTCCTCGAAACCGTCCTGACGGGCGTCCTCGCCCGCGGCCACGTCCTCCTCGAAGACGTCCCGGGAACCGGAAAGACACTCACCGCGCGGAGCGTCGCCACCGCGCTCGGACTGTCGTTTTCCCGCGTACAGTTCACCCCGGACCTGCTTCCCGCCGACGTGACCGGGACGAACATCTACGACGAACGCGAGCGGACCTTCGAGTTCTCTCCGGGGCCCATCTTCGCGAACGTCGTCCTCGCCGACGAAATCAACCGCGCGCCGCCGAAGACGCAGGCCGCCCTCCTCGAAGCAATGGAAGAGGGGCAGGTGACCGTCGACGGCGAGACCCACCAGCTTCCGAAACCGTTCTTCGTCATCGCCACGCAGAACCCCGTCGAGCAAGAGGGGACGTTCACCCTCCCCGAGGCGCAGGTCGACCGATTCGTCGTGAAATCGGCCATCGGCTACCCCGACCTCGACGGTGAGGTCGAACTCCTCCACCGGCGCGCCGGCCGGAGCGAACAGAGCCCGAGCGTCGAGCGCGTCCTCGACCGCGACACGGTCGCCGCCATCCGCCGCGCGCCCGAGTCGGTCCGCGTTGAGGACGACCTGCTCGAATACATGGCGAAGCTCGCGCGAGAGACCCGAACCGACCGCCGGGTCCGCATCGGCGTCTCCCCCCGCGGAACCCAACGGCTGTTCGAGGCGACCCGCGCCCGCGCCGTCATCGAGGGCCGCGAGTTCGTCACGCCCGACGACGTGAAACGCGTCGCGCAGTCGGTGCTCGCACACCGCCTCGTTTTGACGCCGGACGCGCGGGTCGAAGACGTGCAGAAATCGGATGTCGTCGATGACGTGCTCGGCCGGGTGACCGTGCCGACGCTAGAGTAA
- a CDS encoding RNA-guided endonuclease TnpB family protein → MVDDSSTRTVPIKLDVDESAAELLHQTTDHFLDAANYVVDVAWEPDWKITSKQKLHDLTYYEVRDDSPLPANLVQSARNRAAEAVKGCVERWKGGKKASKPHFASRFASYDARTVTVNDDHATLATIDGRVTAEFVLPDEQRDTPHSAYLFNGDYDVKGATLHYDTVEDCFYLHMRTKPAVENDDTEQGDTKHVSVLGVDLGITNIATTSTGKFWSGGELNHWHREYEKRRGDLQQTGTRWAHENVQRVGRKQTGRFEQMFHTISNELVEEALENGCTHIVFEQLKGIRERLPYAKAVHKWAFHRLFEYVTYKAESEGLVVKQINPAYTSQRCSKCGFTHEDNRPHNNGQDEFGCLKCGYDVHADYNAAKNIGLKYLRDQQKSGRGGAPVGVRLNSGMLNVNGEYSPTALSG, encoded by the coding sequence ATGGTGGACGACTCAAGCACTCGAACTGTACCCATCAAACTCGATGTGGATGAGAGTGCCGCTGAACTTCTCCACCAGACAACCGACCACTTCCTCGACGCCGCCAACTACGTCGTAGACGTAGCGTGGGAACCAGACTGGAAAATCACCAGCAAGCAGAAACTCCACGACCTCACGTACTACGAAGTTCGAGACGACTCACCGCTCCCGGCCAACCTCGTGCAATCCGCACGAAACCGCGCCGCAGAAGCCGTCAAAGGCTGTGTCGAACGCTGGAAGGGTGGAAAGAAAGCCTCGAAACCACACTTCGCGTCGCGGTTCGCCAGCTACGACGCCCGAACCGTCACGGTCAACGACGACCACGCCACACTCGCCACCATCGACGGACGAGTCACCGCAGAGTTCGTCCTACCAGACGAACAGCGTGACACGCCTCACTCAGCGTACCTGTTCAACGGCGACTACGACGTGAAGGGGGCCACACTCCACTACGACACGGTTGAGGACTGTTTCTACCTCCACATGCGGACAAAGCCCGCCGTGGAGAACGATGATACCGAACAAGGCGATACCAAGCACGTCTCCGTCCTTGGTGTTGACCTCGGCATCACAAACATCGCAACCACCTCAACCGGCAAGTTCTGGAGCGGCGGCGAACTCAATCACTGGCACCGAGAGTACGAGAAGCGACGGGGCGACCTGCAACAGACCGGGACTCGGTGGGCACACGAGAACGTTCAGCGAGTCGGTCGAAAGCAGACTGGGAGGTTCGAACAGATGTTTCACACCATCTCGAACGAACTCGTGGAAGAAGCGTTGGAGAACGGTTGTACGCATATCGTGTTCGAGCAACTCAAAGGAATCCGCGAACGCCTGCCTTACGCGAAGGCGGTTCACAAATGGGCGTTCCACCGCTTGTTCGAGTACGTCACGTACAAAGCCGAGTCAGAAGGACTAGTGGTGAAGCAGATTAATCCGGCGTACACGAGTCAACGTTGCTCGAAGTGCGGGTTCACCCACGAGGATAATCGTCCACACAACAACGGGCAGGATGAGTTCGGTTGCCTGAAGTGCGGGTACGATGTTCACGCAGATTACAACGCGGCGAAGAATATCGGCCTGAAGTATCTCCGCGACCAGCAAAAGTCTGGTCGTGGAGGCGCACCCGTAGGCGTGCGCTTGAACAGTGGGATGTTGAACGTGAATGGCGAGTATTCGCCTACTGCTCTCAGCGGTTAG
- a CDS encoding DUF58 domain-containing protein: MSRGFDTERWTGLDGLVLVAAAVGVFTREPSLLLAAGLGVVVLGYVRVAAIPEVSLRVERDLSDATPDPDDEVEVTLRVTNEGSRTLFDLRVVDGVPPALGVADGPARLGTALRPGATATATYTVTAVRGEHAWDETVVVVRDPSGAVESRETVDAETTLRCEPELAATADLPLRGLTSKYAGRVETDVPGSGLEFASIREYRHGDPIRRIDWNRRARTGELATVEFREERAASVVLVVDTRPEAHVAPDDEAETAVERSVDAASVAFSALLDSGDSVGVAAFGPDECWLAPSSGADHRARARRLFATHPAFAPTPPDGAFFPSVAVRRLRRRLASDAQVIFCSPLVDDYGVSVARRLEAYGHAVTVVSPDPTTTSTVGARLARIERDLRLRELRRSGVRVLDWGDEPLGVALARAEAGWSR; encoded by the coding sequence ATGAGCCGCGGGTTCGACACCGAACGCTGGACCGGTCTCGACGGCCTCGTCCTCGTCGCGGCCGCGGTCGGCGTGTTCACTCGCGAACCGTCGCTCCTCCTCGCGGCCGGCCTCGGCGTCGTCGTGCTCGGCTACGTCCGGGTCGCGGCGATTCCCGAGGTGTCGCTTCGCGTCGAGCGCGACCTCTCGGACGCGACGCCCGACCCCGACGACGAGGTCGAAGTCACGCTCCGCGTCACTAACGAGGGGTCGCGGACGTTGTTCGACCTCCGGGTCGTCGACGGCGTGCCGCCGGCACTTGGTGTCGCCGACGGCCCCGCCCGACTGGGGACAGCGCTCCGACCGGGGGCGACCGCGACGGCGACGTACACGGTCACGGCCGTCCGCGGCGAGCACGCGTGGGACGAGACAGTCGTCGTCGTCCGCGACCCGAGCGGGGCCGTCGAGTCCCGAGAGACGGTCGACGCCGAGACGACGCTCCGGTGTGAGCCGGAACTCGCCGCGACTGCGGACCTGCCGCTTCGTGGCCTCACCTCGAAGTACGCCGGGCGCGTCGAGACCGACGTGCCGGGGTCGGGTCTGGAGTTCGCCTCCATCCGCGAGTACCGCCACGGTGACCCGATTCGGCGCATCGACTGGAACCGCCGCGCCCGCACGGGCGAACTCGCCACGGTAGAGTTCAGAGAAGAGCGCGCGGCGTCCGTCGTCCTCGTCGTCGACACCCGCCCGGAGGCGCACGTCGCCCCCGACGACGAGGCGGAGACCGCGGTCGAGCGCTCCGTGGACGCCGCGAGCGTCGCCTTCTCGGCGCTCCTCGACAGCGGTGACAGCGTCGGCGTCGCGGCGTTCGGGCCCGATGAGTGCTGGCTCGCCCCCTCGTCGGGCGCCGACCACCGCGCCCGCGCTCGGCGACTGTTCGCGACCCACCCGGCGTTCGCGCCGACGCCGCCGGACGGGGCCTTCTTCCCCTCTGTGGCCGTCCGGCGACTCCGGCGTCGCCTCGCCAGCGACGCGCAGGTCATCTTCTGTTCGCCGCTCGTGGACGACTACGGCGTCTCGGTCGCCCGTCGGTTGGAGGCCTACGGCCACGCCGTGACGGTCGTCTCGCCGGACCCGACGACGACGTCGACCGTCGGCGCGCGACTCGCGCGCATCGAGCGCGACCTGCGACTCCGCGAACTTCGGCGGAGCGGCGTCCGCGTCCTCGACTGGGGTGACGAACCCCTCGGCGTCGCGCTCGCGCGGGCCGAAGCGGGGTGGTCGCGGTGA
- a CDS encoding DUF4129 domain-containing protein, with the protein MDRSALRALALALLAVVALSVVAATIDSTVVSSGGPVGFGGGETGGAVAGDTDETGVRPTGDSSGSLSIPTPCLPWLLSPEILAGVALVFVLLGAYAYRETGSLLPPLAIYVAVGPPVVLLFALLTACRREFSFSSRAAAAARNVSFLPAGGGGSLGDGGAAQAVSPPTLVFGLLLAAALVVAVFLLVTGTGDPPEPDDEIDPADEDEGPNVAAVGRAAGAAAQRIEDGDADVENEVFRAWGEMTALLDVPNRRSATPAEFADSAVDAGMDRDDVGDLTTLFEEVRYGGFEATPERERRAVDALRNIEATYADARGDDR; encoded by the coding sequence GTGGACCGTTCCGCCCTCCGCGCACTCGCGCTCGCCCTCCTCGCGGTCGTCGCCCTCTCGGTCGTCGCCGCCACAATCGACTCGACCGTCGTCAGTAGCGGCGGCCCGGTCGGGTTCGGTGGCGGTGAGACCGGCGGCGCAGTCGCTGGTGACACAGACGAGACCGGCGTCCGACCGACCGGTGATTCGTCCGGCAGTCTCAGTATTCCGACGCCGTGTCTCCCGTGGTTGCTCTCGCCCGAAATCCTCGCCGGGGTCGCTCTCGTCTTCGTCCTCCTCGGCGCGTACGCCTACCGTGAGACCGGTTCCCTGCTGCCGCCCCTCGCCATCTACGTGGCGGTCGGGCCGCCGGTCGTCCTGCTTTTCGCCCTCCTCACGGCGTGTCGCCGCGAGTTCTCGTTTTCGTCTCGCGCCGCGGCCGCCGCGCGCAACGTGTCGTTTCTCCCCGCCGGCGGCGGCGGTAGCCTCGGCGACGGGGGCGCAGCACAGGCCGTCTCGCCGCCGACGCTCGTGTTCGGCCTCCTGCTCGCGGCCGCGCTCGTCGTCGCGGTCTTCCTGCTCGTCACCGGGACCGGCGACCCCCCCGAGCCCGACGACGAAATCGACCCGGCTGACGAGGATGAAGGACCGAACGTCGCCGCCGTGGGTCGCGCCGCCGGGGCCGCGGCTCAGCGCATCGAAGACGGCGACGCCGACGTGGAAAACGAAGTGTTCCGCGCGTGGGGTGAGATGACCGCCCTCCTCGACGTGCCGAACCGCCGCTCCGCGACGCCCGCCGAGTTCGCCGACTCGGCCGTCGACGCCGGTATGGACCGCGACGACGTGGGCGACCTGACGACGCTGTTCGAGGAAGTCCGCTACGGCGGCTTCGAGGCGACGCCGGAGCGCGAGCGGCGCGCGGTCGACGCGCTCAGAAACATCGAAGCCACCTACGCCGACGCGAGGGGGGACGACCGATGA
- a CDS encoding orc1/cdc6 family replication initiation protein, whose translation MRRFERKQNVFTNKDALGESYKPERIEERDDEISEYMDALQPVVDGWEPNNVFLYGNTGVGKTAVTEFLLEMLLEDVSQYDDVNLSVISINCKTLNSSYQVAVELVNELRPPGAEISSTGYPQQTVFKKLFQELDDVGGTVLIVLDEVDSIGDRDELLYELPRARSNGKLEDAKVGLIGISNDFKFHDQLDPRVQDTLCERELHFPPYQAPELQNILESRAEVAIAEDACEEGVLNLCAALAARDSGSARQALDLLRLAGEHAENKDDERITLDHVDIARQKLEQERVVEGMRELTENGHFALLAVVSKAAHDETPCRMRDLYQEYLRLCNSAGIDPLAQRSVHNHLSDLRMLGILSAEENRTGSRGNYYSYALDVPFASAMEALSDVLSLDSVLDEIRKTATQAEAA comes from the coding sequence ATGCGCCGGTTCGAGCGAAAACAAAACGTCTTCACCAACAAGGACGCCCTCGGGGAGTCCTACAAGCCCGAGCGCATCGAGGAGCGCGACGACGAGATTTCGGAGTACATGGACGCGCTCCAACCGGTCGTCGACGGCTGGGAGCCGAACAACGTCTTCCTGTACGGAAACACCGGCGTGGGAAAGACCGCGGTCACCGAGTTCCTCCTCGAGATGCTCCTCGAAGACGTCTCGCAGTACGACGACGTGAACCTCAGCGTCATCTCCATCAACTGCAAGACGCTCAACTCCTCGTACCAGGTTGCGGTCGAACTCGTCAACGAGCTTCGACCGCCGGGTGCGGAGATTAGCTCGACCGGCTACCCCCAACAGACCGTCTTCAAGAAACTGTTTCAGGAGTTGGACGACGTAGGTGGGACGGTCCTTATCGTCCTCGACGAGGTGGACTCCATCGGCGACCGCGACGAACTCCTCTACGAACTCCCGCGGGCGCGCTCGAACGGCAAACTCGAAGACGCCAAGGTCGGCCTCATCGGCATCTCGAACGACTTCAAGTTCCACGACCAACTCGACCCGCGCGTACAGGACACCCTCTGCGAGCGCGAACTCCACTTTCCGCCGTACCAAGCGCCCGAACTCCAGAACATCCTCGAATCGCGCGCTGAGGTCGCCATCGCAGAGGACGCCTGCGAGGAGGGCGTGCTCAATCTCTGTGCGGCACTCGCCGCCCGCGACAGCGGGAGCGCGAGACAGGCGCTCGACCTCCTCCGGTTGGCGGGCGAACACGCCGAGAACAAAGACGACGAGCGAATCACGCTCGACCACGTCGACATCGCCCGGCAGAAACTCGAACAGGAGCGCGTCGTCGAGGGGATGCGCGAACTCACCGAGAACGGCCACTTCGCGCTCCTCGCGGTCGTCTCGAAGGCCGCCCACGACGAGACACCGTGTCGGATGCGCGACCTGTACCAGGAGTATCTCCGGCTGTGCAACTCCGCCGGCATCGACCCGCTCGCCCAACGGTCGGTCCACAACCACCTCTCTGACCTCCGGATGCTCGGCATCCTCTCTGCCGAGGAGAACCGCACCGGCTCGCGCGGGAACTACTACAGCTACGCCCTCGACGTCCCCTTCGCCAGCGCGATGGAAGCGCTCTCGGACGTGCTCTCGCTCGACTCCGTCCTCGACGAGATTCGGAAGACTGCAACGCAGGCCGAGGCGGCCTGA